One Candidatus Symbiobacter mobilis CR genomic window, GTTTTTGCGGGGGGCGCGGTGTGCGAACCCCTCCACATTCGCGATGCCACCGCCGAAGAACGCAAGCCCGGAACGGTGGTGCGTATGTGGCCCGATCCGCAGTATTTCGACACCCCAGCCATCCCCGAAGCGCCGCTGATTCATCTGCTGCGCAGCAAGGCCGTGCTGATGCCGGGGGTAACGGTGATTCTGGCGCAGGAAGGAAATCGCCAGACGCAAACCTGGCTTTACAAAGGCGGGCTGCGCGACTACCTATCGAGCCGGCTTGCCGCCGAGCCGCTGATCCCGTTTTTCGAGGGTTCGGGCTACGCTGACGAGACCCACGATAGCTTTGCCCCGGGCGAAGGCGCAAGCTGGTGCGTCGCGTTCACGGAAGAAGGGGAAACGATCCGCGAAAGCTACGTGAATCTCATCGCCACCGTCGCAGGCGGCACGCACGAATATGGCCTGCGGGAAGGGCTGTTCAGCGCCGTCAAGGGCTTTATCGAACTCCATTCGCTGTTGCCCAAAGGGGTGCGGCTGGTGGGTGACGATGTGTTGTCACGTGCGAGTTTCGTGCTCTCGGCCAAGGTGCTTGATCCGCAATTCCAGGGGCAGATCAAGGAGCGACTGAACTCGCGGGATGCCGTGCGGATCGTCGCCTCGGTCGTCCGGCCCGCGCTGGAGCTGTGGCTCAACCAAAACGTCGAGCACGGCAAGAAGCTGGCGGACTTGGTGATTCGCGCCGCGCAGAAGCGCCAGAAAGCGGCGCAGAAGGTCGAAAAACGCAAAGGCTCCGGCGTGGCCGTTCTGCCTGGCAAGCTCACCGACTGCGAAAGCCGCGACTTATCAATCAACGAGGTGTTTCTCGTCGAAGGCGATTCCGCCGGGGGCAGCGCCAAGATGGGGCGCAACAAGGAATTCCAGGCGATCCTGCCCCTGCGCGGCAAGGTGCTCAATACCTGGGAGGTCGACAAAGACCGGCTGTTCGCCAATCAAGAGGTGCATGACATCTCGGTTGCCATCGGCGTAGACCCGCACGCGGCTGGCGATACCGTTGACCTGGGTGGCTTGCGCTACGGCAAGATTTGCATCCTCAGCGATGCAGACGTCGACGGCTCGCATATCCAGGTGCTGCTATTGACGCTGTTCTTTCGCCACTTCCCCCAACTCATCGAAGCCGGCCATGTTTGTGTAGCGCGCCCCCCCCTGTACCGGGTCGATGCCCAGGCACGCGGCAAGAAGCCTGCGACCAAAGCCTACGCGCTGGACGAAGGGGAACTCACCGCGATCCTCGACAAGCTCCGCAAGGACGGGGTGCGCGAAGGGACGTGGACGATTAGCCGATTCAAGGGCCTGGGCGAAATGAACGCCGAGCAGC contains:
- a CDS encoding DNA topoisomerase IV subunit B, producing the protein MPIPSSPAYSESSIRVLKGLEPVRQRPGMYTRTDNPLHIVQEVIDNAADEALAGHGKKIRVTLHGDGSVSVADEGRGVPFGMHPTENAPVIELVFTQLHAGGKFDKTQGGAYRFSGGLHGVGVSVTNALSQRLEVTTTREGKVARIVFAGGAVCEPLHIRDATAEERKPGTVVRMWPDPQYFDTPAIPEAPLIHLLRSKAVLMPGVTVILAQEGNRQTQTWLYKGGLRDYLSSRLAAEPLIPFFEGSGYADETHDSFAPGEGASWCVAFTEEGETIRESYVNLIATVAGGTHEYGLREGLFSAVKGFIELHSLLPKGVRLVGDDVLSRASFVLSAKVLDPQFQGQIKERLNSRDAVRIVASVVRPALELWLNQNVEHGKKLADLVIRAAQKRQKAAQKVEKRKGSGVAVLPGKLTDCESRDLSINEVFLVEGDSAGGSAKMGRNKEFQAILPLRGKVLNTWEVDKDRLFANQEVHDISVAIGVDPHAAGDTVDLGGLRYGKICILSDADVDGSHIQVLLLTLFFRHFPQLIEAGHVCVARPPLYRVDAQARGKKPATKAYALDEGELTAILDKLRKDGVREGTWTISRFKGLGEMNAEQLWETTLNPDTRRLLPVTIGKYGVEATREAMTQLMGKGEASARRELMERYGNEVEIDV